The Xiphophorus hellerii strain 12219 chromosome 22, Xiphophorus_hellerii-4.1, whole genome shotgun sequence genome has a window encoding:
- the tial1 gene encoding nucleolysin TIAR, translated as MDDESYPKTLYVGNLSRDVTEILILQLFTQIGPCKSCKMITEHTSNDPYCFVEFYERRDAAAALAAMNGRKILGKEVKVNWATTPSSQKKDTSNHYHVFVGDLNPEITTDDVRAAFSPFGAISDARVVKDITTGKSKGYGFVSFYNKLDAENAISHMAGQWLGGRQIRTNWATRKPPAPKSSQDNGSKQLRFDDVVNQSSPQNCTVYCGGIQSGLTEHLIRQTFSPFGQIMEVRVFPEKGYSFIRFSTHDSAAHAIVSVNGTVIEGQMVKCYWGKESPDMAKSSQQVDYSQWGQWSQVYGDPQQQQQQQQQQQQQQQQQYGQYMANGWQVPSYNMYGQTWSQQGYGAEQSQSTAWMGGYASAPTPPDTVVSNVGNFNMAGYQMQ; from the exons ATGGACGACGAAAGCTACCCAAAAACCCT GTATGTGGGAAACCTGTCCAGGGATGTTACAGAGATCCTGATTTTACAGCTCTTCACCCAGATAGGACCCTGCAAAAGCTGCAAGATGATCACAGAG CACACAAGCAATGACCCATATTGCTTTGTGGAGTTCTACGAGCGCAGAGATGCAGCTGCAGCCCTGGCAGCCATGAATGGCAGGAAGATACTAGGAAAG GAAGTCAAAGTCAACTGGGCAACCACCCCTAGTAGCCAGAAGAAAGACACCTCCA ATCACTATCATGTTTTTGTGGGTGATTTGAATCCAGAGATTACTACTGATGATGTCAGGGCTGCATTTTCACCTTTCGGGGCAATCTC AGATGCTCGTGTCGTGAAGGACATTACAACTGGCAAATCAAAAGGGTATGGATTTGTGTCCTTCTACAACAAACTG GATGCAGAAAATGCGATCTCTCACATGGCGGGTCAGTGGCTCGGAGGGCGGCAGATCAGGACAAACTGGGCGACGCGTAAACCTCCGGCCCCAAAAAGTTCTCAGGACA acGGCTCAAAGCAGCTGAGGTTTGATGACGTGGTGAATCAGTCGAGTCCACAGAACTGCACGGTGTACTGCGGCGGGATCCAGTCGGGTCTCACAG AACATCTGATACGACAGACATTTTCACCATTTGGTCAAATCATGGAGGTCAGGGTATTTCCAGAGAAAGGATATTCCTTCATCAG GTTCTCCACCCATGACAGCGCTGCGCACGCCATCGTCTCTGTAAACGGGACAGTCATTGAGGGACAGATGGTGAAGTGCTACTGGGGCAAAGAGTCTCCTGACATGGCAAAAAGCTCGCAGCAG GTGGATTACAGCCAGTGGGGCCAGTGGAGCCAGGTGTACGGAGAcccgcagcagcagcaacagcagcagcagcagcagcagcagcagcagcagcagcagtacgGCCAGTACATGGCCAACGGCTGGCAGGTTCCCTCCTACAACATGTACGGACAGACATGGAGCCAGCAGGGATACGGAGCCGA GCAGTCCCAGTCGACAGCCTGGATGGGCGGCTACGCCTCGGCCCCGACGCCTCCCGACACCGTCGTTTCCAACGTGGGGAATTTCAACATGGCCGGCTACCAGATGCAGTGA
- the pkd2l1 gene encoding LOW QUALITY PROTEIN: polycystic kidney disease 2-like 1 protein (The sequence of the model RefSeq protein was modified relative to this genomic sequence to represent the inferred CDS: deleted 1 base in 1 codon), with amino-acid sequence MRRLNNRAESHLTGRAESELDAMTDGGWVNHGYCGSPAPQVSTIYSPQPASVDRDDKLDRIQEEPGSSEQSPVKKRRGCCSFIKAFWGTAWTENTSNNREKFIRTTLRELIVYLVFLLDVCLLTYGMTVSSSYYFTKAMTDLFVGSASQNGVTFQTIGNMADFWDFAQGPLLDGLYWTKWYNNQSLDSGDQSFIYYENMLLGVPRMRQIKIKNNSCKVPEDFKNEIAECFDVYNEKKEDDLSFGLINGSAWRYHTEKDIKGSSYWGLLTTYSGAGFYQDLSRTKEDSTNILAELMDNLWLDRGTRAVFIDFSAYNANINMFCVIRLVVEFPATGGAVPSYQIRTVKLIRYITHWDYFVLGCELVFCVFILYYVVEEILELQIHKFAYFKSIWNILDILVILLAIVAIVFNVFRTIKVDNLLGSLLEQPDLYADFEFLAFWQTQYNNMNAVNLFFAWIKIFKYISFNKTMTQLSATLGRCAKDILGFAIMFFIVFFAYAQLGYLLFGTEVESFSTFVKCIFTQFRIILGDFDYDAIDRANRVLGPIYFVTYVFFVFFVLLNMFLAIINDTYSEVKEELASQKDELQITDLIKQSYMKTFMKLKVKKEKISDVQKALQSGSGEIEFRDFRETLKEMGHEDKEISAAFSQFDRDGNQVLDVDEQTRMKIELEQKRDALNAELNNLGKNYGKEFPESRSASDDEKSRGFVAQEQFLWLSRRVLQMETSMAALTSRTDLIMEKLGLTGNNIFSSQSDRPSLTSQM; translated from the exons ATGAGGAGACTGAACAACCGGGCCGAGAGCCACCTGACGGGCCGAGCCGAGTCCGAGCTGGACGCCATGACGGACGGAGGCTGGGTGAACCACGGCTACTGCGGCTCCCCTGCGCCGCAGGTCAGCACCATCTACAGCCCCCAGCCGGCCTCCGTGGACCGGGACGACAAACTGGACCGCATCCAGGAGGAACCGGGCAGCTCCGAGCAGAGCCCGGTGAAGAAGAGAAGAGGCTGCTGCAGCTTTATCAAAG CGTTTTGGGGAACAGCTTGGACCGAAAACACGTCCAACAACAGGGAAAAGTTCATCCGCACCACTCTGAGGGAGCTGATCGTCTACCTGGTGTTCCTGCTGGATGTGTGTCTCT TGACCTACGGTATGACCGTCTCCAGCAGCTATTATTTCACCAAAGCCATGACGGATCTGTTTGTGGGCTCGGCCAGCCAAAATGGAGTCACGTTTCAGACCATTggcaacatggccgacttctgGGAC TTCGCCCAGGGTCCGTTACTGGACGGGCTTTACTGGACCAAATGGTACAACAACCAGTCCCTGGACAGCGGAGACCAGTCGTTCATCTACTATGAGAACATGCTGCTCGGAGTTCCGCGGATGAGGCAgattaagattaaaaacaactcCTGCAAAGTCCCAGAAGACTTCAAAAATGAGATTGCCGAATGCTTTGAC GTCTACAACGAGAAGAAGGAGGACGACCTCAGCTTTGGCCTCATCAACGGCTCTGC GTGGCGCTACCACACAGAGAAAGACATCAAAGGTTCCTCCTACTGGGGCCTCCTGACCACCTACAGCGGCGCCGGGTTCTACCAGGACCTGAGCCGGACCAAGGAGGACAGCACCAACATCCTGGCAGAACTGATGGACAACCTTTGGCTGGACCGAGGAACCAGGGCGGTTTTCATCGACTTCTCAGCCTACAATGCAAACATCAACATGTTCTGTGTCATCAG GTTGGTGGTGGAGTTCCCAGCGACCGGCGGCGCCGTCCCGTCCTACCAGATCAGAACCGTCAAACTGATCCGCTACATCACCCACTGGGACTACTTTGTCCTTGGCTGCGAATTGGTTTTCTGCGTGTTCATCCTCTACTACGTGGTGGAGGAGATTCTGGAGCTGCAGATACACAAGTTTGCCTATTTCAAAAGCATCTGGAACATCCTGGACATACTGGTCATTCTG CTCGCCATCGTTGCGATTGTATTCAACGTCTTTCGGACCATCAAAGTGGATAATCTGCTCGGCTCGCTGCTGGAACAGCCGGATTTATACGCTGACTTTGAATTCCTGGCTTTCTGGCAAACCCAGTATAACAACATGAATGCTGTGAATTTGTTCTTCGCCTGGATCAAG attttcaaATACATCAGCTTCAATAAGACGATGACGCAGCTGTCCGCCACGCTGGGCCGCTGCGCCAAAGACATCCTGGGCTTCGCCATCATGTTCTTCATCGTCTTCTTCGCCTACGCGCAGCTTGGATACCTGCTGTTTGGAACCGAGGTCGAATCTTTCAGCACATTCGTCAAGTGCAT TTTCACGCAGTTCCGGATAATTCTCGGCGACTTCGATTACGACGCAATCGACCGCGCAAACCGAGTCCTGGGGCCCATTTACTTTGTCACCTacgtgttttttgttttctttgtcctgCTG AACATGTTCCTGGCCATCATCAATGACACTTACTCAGAGGTCAAAGAGGAGCTGGCGTCTCAGAAGGACGAGCTGCAGATCACTGACCTCATCAAACAG AGCTACATGAAGACTTTTATGAAgctgaaagtaaaaaaagagaaaatatcggACGTTCAGAAAGCTCTACAGTCTGGATCTGGAGAAATCGAATTCAGGGATTTCAGAGAGACTCTTAAAGA GATGGGTCATGAAGATAAAGAAATATCCGCGGCTTTCTCGCAGTTTGACCGAGACGGAAACCAGGTTCTGGATGTAGACGAACAAACGAGGATGAAAATCGAACTGGAACAAAAACGG GATGCTCTGAACGCCGAGCTGAACAACTTGGGAAAGAACTACGGAAAAGAGTTTCCGGAGAGTCGTTCGGCCTCAGACGATGAAAAAAGTCGAGGCTTCGTGGCGCAGGAACAGTTCCTCTG GCTGAGCAGGCGGGTTCTGCAGATGGAAACGTCGATGGCGGCGCTCACATCCCGGACGGACCTGATCATGGAGAAACTGGGATTAACGGGAAACAAC ATTTTCTCCTCCCAGAGTGACCGACCCTCACTGACGTCTCAGATGTGA